A window of Macrotis lagotis isolate mMagLag1 chromosome 1, bilby.v1.9.chrom.fasta, whole genome shotgun sequence genomic DNA:
TTCCATCATGCAGACTAGTAATAACTCTGGTCTGATAGTGGGGTTCACACCTGAAACATTCATCTTGGCTGGCATCCCTGGGATGGAGGCTGAACACATCTGGATCTCCATCCCTTTTTGCTTGATGTATGTCATCATATTCCTTGGAAATGGAACCATTCTCCATGTCATCCACATGAATTCGAACTTGCACCAGCCTATGTATTTGTTCCTTGCCATGCTGGCCCTGGCTGAGCTTGGCATATCTGCTTCTACACTTCCCACTGTGTTaggaattttcctttttgatgCAGCTGAGATTGACTTCAATGCCTGCCTGCTCCAGATGTTCTCTATACACTCCTTTTCCATCATGGAGTCAGGTATCCTGCTGGCCATGTCCATGGACCGTTTTGTGGCCATCTATAGCCCATTGCGCTATACAGTCATATTGACTTTGCCTCGGATCATTTCAATAGGGGCTACGATTGGACTCAAGAGTGTGGTGCTCATGGCGCCACTGACTGTCCTACTCCAACGCCTGCCTTTCTGTGGACACAATACCCTTTCACATTCTTACTGCCTACATCCCAATCTTGTCCACCTACCATGTGCCGACACCGCTATCAACAACATCTATGGACTTTTCATTGTAATTTCCACATTTGGGCTAGATTTCCTACTTATTGTGGTCTCTTACATACTCATCCTTTACACAGTATTGAGTATTGCCTCTGGGGAGGGTCGGTGGAAGGCCCTCAATACTTGTGGCTCACATGTCTGTGCTGTCCTTGTGTACTATGTACCCATGATTGGCCTGTCCATGGTGCACCGCTTTGGGCGACACCTCCCCACTTCAGTACAACCTACCATGGCCAACATTTACCTCTTCTTTCCACCTGTGGTAAACCCAATTGTTTATAGCATCAAGACCAAGGAGATCCGCCGCGGCATTGTGCGTGTATTCTCTAGAAAGAGGGTCAGGGGTTAGCATTGGCTAGCAGAGATGTCTCCCAGAAATATGGGGGTATAAGTAACTTAACTGAACCAATATTAGATGAGGACTGGCCCACTTCCACTTGGTGACAAAATCTAAGCAGTAATAGAAACCaagggaaatgaaagaataaGTTATCTCTGAGGGCAATGGCAAtggtagagaagaaaaatgtacaaTATTGGTTCATTTCTACAAGTGAAGGAGCAGTCATTGCCTAGACTATGGTACTATCAGTCCCATGACCTAGCATCATGGGGATGTGCCTAACTGGCTCAGGAGAGGATGTCTAGCATAGACTATAAATGGGTTAACCCAGAATTTTGGATTTTGAGTTTTCTATTTGAATCTTAATTCTAAAATGTTTCATGGGGTTTATAAAACCATGAGTGTTTGACCACTATGCAATATGCTTTCTTCTAATtattcatgtccaattcttccaTGACCCTATGGACCACACTGTCTATGGGGTTTTCCTAGCAAAGAGAGCAGGCTGGTTTGCCATTTAATCCTCtgatggattaaggcaaatagaggttaaatgacttggctggAGTCacaatagctagtaagtgtctgaggctagatttgaacacaagttttcctgacttcagacccgaTTCTCTATCTACTAATCTTTTCTCCCACCATTGGCCTCCCCCCTTGCCAGTAATGTTCTCtgtcctcatctctacctcctgttttctccagcttccttcaagttttaTCTAAAGTCTCACTATTTGCAAGAAATCTTTCCCaacttataataaaaaaaagttttccaattTCAGAGAaagtaattatttgaaatttgTGGATCATTGAATAAACTTTCTGCTTGGACACTGATTTTGTGATGTTTCACACTGCTTTTGTGATGTGAATTTGCAGAATTTTTCAATTAAACCTGACCTATAATTAGGATTTATGGTTGCTAGGCTTATCATAATTGCATAGATCAAATGATAAAACTTCAAGTTCTAATTATG
This region includes:
- the LOC141508635 gene encoding olfactory receptor 51I2-like, with protein sequence MQTSNNSGLIVGFTPETFILAGIPGMEAEHIWISIPFCLMYVIIFLGNGTILHVIHMNSNLHQPMYLFLAMLALAELGISASTLPTVLGIFLFDAAEIDFNACLLQMFSIHSFSIMESGILLAMSMDRFVAIYSPLRYTVILTLPRIISIGATIGLKSVVLMAPLTVLLQRLPFCGHNTLSHSYCLHPNLVHLPCADTAINNIYGLFIVISTFGLDFLLIVVSYILILYTVLSIASGEGRWKALNTCGSHVCAVLVYYVPMIGLSMVHRFGRHLPTSVQPTMANIYLFFPPVVNPIVYSIKTKEIRRGIVRVFSRKRVRG